The genomic window GGCCTCACGCTGCCGATGGCCTACGACAACGGGCGCGGCCCGCTGATCGGCGCGCGGGTCCTGATGGAGTACATCGACGAGCGCTACGGCGACATGCGCGCCGCGCACCGGCTGATGCCCGCCGACCCGTTCCAGCGCGGCGAGGTCCGCCGGCTGGTCGACTGGTTCCTGATAAAGTTCGAGGACGAGGTGTCCGGCCCGCTGGTGACCGAGCGCATCCTGAAGCTCGAGATTCCGGCCAAGCGCGGCGGCGGTGCGCCCGACTCGGGGGCGATGCGGGCGGCACGTCAGAACATCGTCGGGCACATGCATTATCTCGGCGCGCTGACCGCCTCGCGGCACTGGCTGGCCGGGGACAGCCTGAGCTTCGCCGACCTCGCGGCGGCGGCGGCGCTGTCCACCGTCGACTATCTCGGCGAGGCGCCGTGGGATGCCGACCCCGCGGTGAAGCAGTGGTACCAGCGGGTGAAGTCCCGTCCGGCCTTCCGCCCGCTCCTGACGGACAAGGCGCGGCTCGTGGCGCCGGCCCCGCATTATGCAGACCTCGACTTCTAGGGAGGCGGCGAAGCGTTTCCTGCAGGCCGATGCGGTGTCGGCCGGGTTCGCGGAGGCCCGCGTCGCCGACCCGGCGGCCTTCGCCGCGCTCCACGGCGAGCGACTCGAGGCGGCCGTCCGCGAGGGCCGCCACGGCGACATGGACTGGCTGCCCGCAACGGCCGGGCGGCGGCGCCACCCGGCGGCGCTGTGGCCCGAGGTCCGCTCGGTGGTGATGCTGGGCATGAACTACGGCCCGCGGCGCGACCCGCTCGCCGACCTTCAGCGGCGCGACCGGGGCGTGGTCTCCGCCTACGCCCGCGGCCGGGACTACCACGACGTGATGAAGGGGCGGCTGAAGGGCCTCGCGCAGCGCCTGGTGGCGCGCTTCGGCGGCGACGTGAAGGTCTTCGTCGACACCGCGCCGGTCATGGAGAAGCCGCTGGCGGCCGCCGCCGGGATCGGCTGGCAGGGCAAGCACACGAACCTCGTGTCGCGCCGGGCCGGCTCCTGGCTCTTCCTCGGCGCGATCTTCACGACGCTCCGGCTGGAGCCGGACGCGGCCGAGGGCGACCACTGCGGATCGTGTCGCCGCTGCCTTGATGTCTGCCCCACCGATGCCTTCCCCGCACCGTACAAATTGGACGCACGGCGCTGCCTGGCCTATTTGACGGTAGAGGCCAAGGATATGATCCCGCGGGCGTTTCGCCGTCCGATGGGCAATCGCATCTTCGGCTGCGACGATTGTTTGGCCGTGTGTCCGTGGAACCGGTTTGCGCGCGAGGCGACCGAAATGAAGCTCGTCGGTGACGACGACCCGGCTCCGCTCGCCGACCTGGCGGCGCTCGACGACGCGGGCTTTCGCGCCCGCTATGCCGGCACGCCGGTGAAACGGCTGGGACGGGAGCGCTTCGTGCGCAACGTGATGGTGGCCGTCGGCAACGCCCGGCTGGAGGCGCTGGCGCCGCTGGTCGAGGCGCGGACGGCGGACGAGGCGCCGCAGGTGCGCGCCGCGGCCGCCTGGGCGGCGCGGGAGACCTTGCCGGCGGATGACTTCGACGCCTTGCGCGCGGCACGATGCTCGCGGGAACATCATCCGCTAGTCCGAAACGAATGGCACGGGGAAGAGCCATGCACGCGATGACCGGGGAGACGAGCCAAGGCGAGATGCGCCTTGTGGCGCTGGGCTTCGGCTATTCGGCGCGCGCGTTCGTGCGGCAGGCGCGGCCGGCGAGCGTGGTGGGCACCACGCGCAGCATGGAGAAGGCGGACGAGCTGCACCGCGTGGGGGTGCGCTCGGTGCTCTACCACGGGGAGGAGAGCCTGACGCTCTCCGAGGCCGTCCGTCATGCCACGCACCTTCTCGTCTCCGCCGGACCGGACCGGGAGGGGGATCCGTTCCTGCGCGTGCTGGAGAGGGACCTCGCGCACGCCAGGGAGCTGAAGTGGATCGGCTACCTCTCGACGGTGGGAGTGTACGGCGACCACGGGGGGGCGTGGGTAGACGAGCGCGCCTCGTGCCAGCCGACCGCCGACCGGGGCGTGTGGCGCCTCGAGGCGGAGGGGGCGTGGATGGCTCTCGGACGGCGGATCGCGGTCCCGACGGCGGTGTTCCGCCTGGCGGGGATCTACGGGCCGGGGCGCAACCAGCTGGTGTCGCTGGCGGAGGGCCGGGCGAAGCGGATCGTCCGGGACGGGCAGGTGTTCAACCGGATCCACTGCGAGGACATCGCGCTGACGCTGGCGGCCTCGGTGGAGCGGCCCGCCTCGCGGGTCTACAACGTCGCCGACGACGAGCCGGCGCCGCCGCAGGACGTCGTGGCGTACGCGGCGGGGCTGATGGGGGTGGAGCTGCCGCCCGAGGTGCCGTTCGAGCAGGCGGAGCTCTCGCCGATGGCACGGTCTTTTTACGGAGATTTGAAGCGAGTCTCGAATTTGCGCATTCGTCAAGAGTTGGGAGTGCGGCTACGGTATCCCACATACCGCGAAGGGTTGAACGCGTTGTGGGAGAGTGGCCGTTGGCGAGACTCTTATTGATGTTGGCGTGCGTGGTGTCCGGGGGGACGGCGCTCGCCCAGTACGACTCGTTGCAGAACCGGCAGATATTGCAGAACCAGCAGCGCGAGGCGTCGCAGATTCAGCAGCAGCAGACCAACGAGCGGGCGCTGCAGTCGTACGATCTGCGCAACCGCGCGATCCGGACCAACGAGCGGCAGGCGGGGACGCTGGACCTCGTGCGGCCACCGACGACCACCGGCATCAACTCCAACCGGATCCGCTGACGCTTACCGGGCCGTTGGAGTGTAGTCCGTCCGGCAGGGGCGGGGACAAGGGCGCTTCGGCGCCCTTTTTTCATGCGTTGGGGCGGCTCTTGTGCGCCGGCGCCCCGGCGATGGGGGCGGCCTCGAACGGGGCGTAGTGGGCCGCGATGGCGATCACCGAGAGGGTGATGGCGGCGATCAGCGCTCTGGCGACGGCGAGCATGGGCTGTGCCTGTCTTTCGGGGTCTGTGGTCGGGGCCTGTGGTCGGGGTCTGGCAGGCCCGGGGCGCGGGCGGCCTCCGGGGCCCTCGCCGGGCCCGGGGCGGGGGCGCTCCGGGTCAGAGGACCGGCTTGGGGGTCGGGACCGGCACGGTGGCGTGAGTGGCGGCCTTGACCGGCTCGGCGGAGGCGGGGGCGGTGACGTTCGCGGCGATGGCGGTGACGGTCAGCGCGATGGCGGCGATGGCGGTGCGGGCGATGGCGTTCATGGGGTGTCCTCCTGTCTGGTGAATGTCAGATGGAGGCGGGCGGCGGGGATCGCTGTGACCGGCGTCACCGATCCGGCGCGGGCGATCCCGGGTGGGCGCGGAGGGTGCGCGGACCGCTGCTGCGCGGGCGGGCGGACGCGGGTGCGTCGTGCGGGGCCGTCGGCGGGGCGGGCCGGGCGGGGCCGGCGTTGCGGCGACGGC from Acuticoccus sediminis includes these protein-coding regions:
- a CDS encoding glutathione S-transferase family protein, with the protein product MILHHHPFLPACRFARLALAEHAIDVELKLEPFWEARPEFVAINPGLTLPMAYDNGRGPLIGARVLMEYIDERYGDMRAAHRLMPADPFQRGEVRRLVDWFLIKFEDEVSGPLVTERILKLEIPAKRGGGAPDSGAMRAARQNIVGHMHYLGALTASRHWLAGDSLSFADLAAAAALSTVDYLGEAPWDADPAVKQWYQRVKSRPAFRPLLTDKARLVAPAPHYADLDF
- a CDS encoding SDR family oxidoreductase, with product MHAMTGETSQGEMRLVALGFGYSARAFVRQARPASVVGTTRSMEKADELHRVGVRSVLYHGEESLTLSEAVRHATHLLVSAGPDREGDPFLRVLERDLAHARELKWIGYLSTVGVYGDHGGAWVDERASCQPTADRGVWRLEAEGAWMALGRRIAVPTAVFRLAGIYGPGRNQLVSLAEGRAKRIVRDGQVFNRIHCEDIALTLAASVERPASRVYNVADDEPAPPQDVVAYAAGLMGVELPPEVPFEQAELSPMARSFYGDLKRVSNLRIRQELGVRLRYPTYREGLNALWESGRWRDSY
- the queG gene encoding tRNA epoxyqueuosine(34) reductase QueG, translated to MQTSTSREAAKRFLQADAVSAGFAEARVADPAAFAALHGERLEAAVREGRHGDMDWLPATAGRRRHPAALWPEVRSVVMLGMNYGPRRDPLADLQRRDRGVVSAYARGRDYHDVMKGRLKGLAQRLVARFGGDVKVFVDTAPVMEKPLAAAAGIGWQGKHTNLVSRRAGSWLFLGAIFTTLRLEPDAAEGDHCGSCRRCLDVCPTDAFPAPYKLDARRCLAYLTVEAKDMIPRAFRRPMGNRIFGCDDCLAVCPWNRFAREATEMKLVGDDDPAPLADLAALDDAGFRARYAGTPVKRLGRERFVRNVMVAVGNARLEALAPLVEARTADEAPQVRAAAAWAARETLPADDFDALRAARCSREHHPLVRNEWHGEEPCTR